A single window of Nicotiana sylvestris chromosome 5, ASM39365v2, whole genome shotgun sequence DNA harbors:
- the LOC138869715 gene encoding uncharacterized protein — translation MTGTDSSVASSLSGSTSQVVNHDVNHPYFLHSSDAPGMTLVTSPFDGRGFPGRRRSILIALSAKNKLAFINGICDEPALDSKDHAQWSRCNDMVTSWLLNSLTKDIGDSVIYSKSAKELWNSLEHRFGQSNGAKLYHLQKKIAKTV, via the coding sequence ATGACTGGAACAGATTCTTCAGTAGCATCTTCTCTTTCTGGATCAACAAGTCAAGTAGTCAATCATGATGTCAATCATCCCTATTTTCTTCACTCTTCAGATGCTCCTGGGATGACTCTTGTGACCTCACCTTTTGATGGAAGAGGATTCCCAGGACGGAGAAGGTCAATACTGATTGCATTGTCAGCCAAAAACAAGCTGGCATTCATCAATGGGATTTGTGATGAACCTGCCTTGGATTCAAAGGATCATGCACAATGGAGTAGGTGCAATGACATGGTAACCTCATGGCTTTTAAATTCTCTAACTAAGGATATAGGAGACAGTGTAATCTATTCCAAATCTGCAAAAGAACTTTGGAATAGTCTTGAACATAGATTTGGACAATCCAATGGAGCCAAACTCTACCACCTACAAAAGAAAATTGCTAAGACAGTTTAG